A segment of the Zingiber officinale cultivar Zhangliang chromosome 8B, Zo_v1.1, whole genome shotgun sequence genome:
ggtatatgtacttgtttggtacaattttttatggtgtcaaagggggagaaatgggaaggtttaagttagaaacctaattgagtgcaaaacttgaaaattaaggttgagagcatatgttaagggggagcttggttttatgcttcatatttacatattgcttgtaattttcaaagttattatttgtacctaacttaaacatattgcaacacatcaaaaaaggggagattgttggtgtaatcgacccAAATTTGATCGGtaagatcatggttttgatgtgtgtgtcaaagagtttaagttaggctttcattttattttgatatgtgtttgagtcatgtggGACTTGGTAAAatatgaggagcttggtgcggctaagcttgggaagctcatcctatggcTCGGGCCCATGAGaacggtgaaggatggtgcatccgagggaccgggGATGAGAAGCAACGGAATGAAGCCGAAGGAAGCGAACTTCAAGGCAACATGAAAGATGACATGGATAGGagtcgcgggctcgggtgcatatgagggacgaaggccgaggaaaaAGGCTTCAAGGGCAATtctggagaggatgagtgtgagtatgTAACCGGGACCCGTCGATTGCTGAAAGTTGCAGTTGACTGGgagcaaacagaagcattctgttcgctcagccagcagtaaccagtcgactggtacttttaccagtcgactggtacttttaccagtcgactggtatgtaGCCGTTGGCAAACTGTTGGCACTACGAAGTAgctgttggctacctccaacggtagcaccggTCGACTGATGAAAATGTCAGTCGATTGGTGTCGAGATGAGTTGATTTGTTGATCAACTCTCcttttatttataggaagctttggggcatgaaggagggTACTTATGCTGGTTGAATAACTCTTAAgccattgtccaaagcttccaagttcactcttcctctccaaacctaagttccatcttgtaagaggaagagagctttgtgagaggttgtactccaccgagaaggagtaagatctaGCCGGAGATTACCgaggactgatccaccaaaggatcaagggttcgcccacctcaaggacacgccgtagagtaggagcaagcaatctccgaaccacgtaaagggatcgtgttagcatttgtattctcTCTTGTTTGCTTTCAttattttagtttttgtatttccgctacacaCTAATcctttgtagagaagaaatcaaagTTGGGGGTAACctatctatccaaccccccttctagccgaccaccgatctCCTACATCCTCCTTCCCATCCAATACTGACATACCACACTCCACTGGCGGAGTGATTTCCTCGGGATGATAAAATGTTCAAGTCTAGGGGGATTGTACATATGTACATACTTTGCTTTACTTTGCTTTTCTTTAGTTATACTTTAGTTTTGCTTTGACCATGTAGTTTGCTTTGAGTTAGTTTAGttgcatgattttttttatttacttcagTTTATTTTGTGAGTTTAGACTTATCATTTACTTGTCATTTGGTGGCAATCGAGTACATCAATCTCGTCTTACTGTTGACTTGTCTAATAGCAAAAATCTCTAGCACATTCATGTTCTAGATTATGTTGTGGTGTTTTGTTAGTGCAAGTATGTTTAGTAAgctatttttttctatttctagTAGCATGAAATGATCATTGTTTTGTATTGAGAAAGATTAAGGAATGGTCTAACTTTAAGGGTCTCACCTCACTTTGCCTAAGTTTAGATAGTTGaaaactctgaaaatagtcataaTTCATAGAATTTATAAGTACTTATATACTATGGTGATCTCCTAAATTACATCtaggttactggatgaggctcgaatcatgtaagcttgctcggaaaaattaaaatatccttacATTTGCATGCATTTACATTTGTAAGTGCTACGTTTGAAGCACCAAAAAAAAGTTgaattgaataagggatataaaaaaatagttttgcaaGTGGAATCTAGCAATTTACTCTTTTGAGACCGAATTATGTTACAGGGAAAATAAATGCTaagtttctcttgatatcgagtacGTCTTTGAGACTTAGGGTAGATTAGAAAGGATGAACCAAGCATATGACAAGTAAGTGCCTAACGCTGGGAAAATGAGGAACACAATTAAACGACGACTTGACTATACTTAGGGAATGATACTTAAAAAACTTTAGGCCACTTATTGCACTATACATGAGAACTTAAACTTAGACCACATACTTGAGTTACTCCATGATCATGCTCACTAATGAAACTAATTGATAGAATTAGACGGTTTCACTGGGGATTATAAGGCATTGTACGAGCACATGAATCTAAATTGTAGagttttacttgaggacaagcaaaagtttaagtttggaGTGTGATGTGCATAGTTTGTATATACTTTTATCCTTATTTTAACACACATCTACTTGCATTTCTTGATTACATTCTATGTTATCACATCCCATTTTATCATTATTTCAGTATTATTGCTCTCCTTGTTGGAGATTTGCTCTTTATTATTTTCTGATTGACAGGTTGCaatttggagaagaaatggagACAAAACACACATCAGAAAAATTCAAGAAGAAGCCAAGACATCATCGTGCCCCTTGGCATGGTCGTGTCTCTAGCATTTGGAGTCATGTGCCTATCAGAGCCCAAaagggacacgaccgtgtgaatctacaCGATCGTGCCTCCCATGCTATAGAGAAGACAGGACACAATCGTGCCTCAAGGCACAACCATGTCTCCCTAGAGACCGAGAAGAGGCCGTTGTAGATGCTACTAAGGAGGTGGTCGCGtaaatctacacggtcgtgcctccCCTGAGATGAAGAACAAGGACATGCCCATGCTCGGAGGCACGACCATGTCCCCTTTGGGGGGGGGAGAGAGTTTTCCCCTTGGGGAGACTTAAGGTCAAGATTCACGTTTCATCTACGCTTCCTTTGACAATCCAAGGCCACTTTTGTCATCTCCATCTTCTCCGAACGCagggattggatctgaagacccGTCATCGCACTTTGATAAGCTTATAATCTAAATGTATTTGGGTTCAATTGTCATTAATATGGAGTATATCCTTTTGTTCTAGGGTTAACGGAGTAATTGTAATGTGTAATTGATGTGAACTCTATGAATTTGCCAATCTCTCTTCTAATGACATGTTTATGCCTTGCATCCATTTGGTTAAATGTATGTGTTATATGTTTGtgcttaatttttatgtttaattgaTTGGATGAATAGATCGCTCACCCTGTAAAAGGGATGCTCTTGATCCTATGCACGGAGACCTTGTGACAGGGGTAACCAGACTTTCAGGATATCGCCCTTGAAAGGGAGGGTAGTCATTTACATGAAAGGATTTAATTAGGCTTAATGAGTTGTTCCTTATTCTATGTTGATAGGTTTATTGAATAATCTAGGATCGTATAACCAAGGATCCCTAAGTGACAAAGGGTCATCTTTTAACTGGACATCCCAGGTTATCTCTACTACCTAGAGGCGTCGGGTTATCAAGGGAGCAACACTCCTGCACAATCGTCGCGGGGGAGTGTCGAAATTTAGTTAGACTTTTTACATTGCATAACGATAGAGGATTTGAGATGAGCAATCCATAACACATTGATTAATattataatgaaaccaaacctttAGAACACTCTCCATTTCTCCTCAAGGCTCTCTTTTTCTCTATTACTTTCTCAATAACAGTTCGCAAAACTCCAACCAATATTTTGGTCGTCTAGCCAAGTAGTCGTTTGAACTCACTAGTGCTCATCAATTCCTGtgagatcgatatttttattactggtGATGTAGTTGTGCACTTGCAGCTTCATAACAGGGATTGAGCCCTTAAGTCCGACCGATGTATAGATGGCTAGGAGAAAATTGGGAAACATGCCATGAGGAGACTAAGCCCTTAGTATCCGACCGGCGTATATCCGGTCAGAGAAAACTAAGAACCATGCAATAAGGGGACTGAGCTCTTAGGGTCTGATCAGCTTGGAGCCAGTCGAGAGAATGAGAGTAGCTAACTTGGACGCGTAGTTCCTAATTTTGACAACCACATTCTCTTGACTTTTAACTATCCCATTATCTTGACTATCCTCCTTGCACTATTCCTAAAGTCACTCACTATTCTCTGTatcataatcaaaattatttaaaatttatcaaaatcattttaaattaatcgaaatcatttaaaataattatagtcGCTAAGTAGGTGTAATTGAATCCCTTTAAACACTATGATATTActatattatttataatttgttttaaatcatttaatctcatcaaaatcattttaaatttattcaaattatttttaaatagttataataattatttactaAGTAGATTCTGTAATACTATAATAATATTGTATTATTTCATATAGTTGCTAAAGTAATTTGAAGGTCATCCTGGGATTATGATGTTACGGTATgatattcagattgtcacccagatATTTGTAGTTCAATCCCCAGCTATGACGTAGttataagaatttttcctctaaatgggaCATACAACCAACGGATGCTAGGTTTCTAGGCTGCCCGTCgcatgcgcttcccgatttatcctagtgGCCGGTGGAAAAATTCCGTGGGGTCGAACCAGTCACCCTCGAggctagtcaatgaggctaattgTGTTTATCATTTTTGATTGCCACCCAAGCACCTGCGGTTGGATCTTCAGCTATTATgaatttacaagaatttttcctccaaatagggcgcacaactaaaggatgttggacttctTGATCGTCCGTCGATAgtgcttctcgatttaccctggtggtcgATAGAAAATTTTCATGAGGTCAGGCCGATCACCTTAGGACTAGTCAATGAGGTTAACtagatttatcatttttttatagaGTAATTTGAAGGTTGAATCGTGAAAGTCCCCGTTCTAACTAATGCCCCGGGGTTATGATGCAGTGGTAGGGTATCCAAATTGTCACCCAAGCACCCGCGGTTCGATCTCCAACTATgacgtatttgtagaaattttttctctaaatggggTGCAGaactaaaggatgttggacttctgGACTGTCCACCGTGAGCGCTTATCGATTTATCCTGGTGATAGTGAAAAAATTCTATGGGGTCAGGCCAATCACCCTAGGACTAATCAATGAGACGAACTAAATTTATACTTAGAATAATTTAAAGATAACTCTAGGTTTATAGTGTAGTGATAAAGATGCTCAGTTACCTCATAAGTACTCATGATTTAATTCCTATCCACGGGTGATCGACTGCAGCTAGGCACGGGATAAACTAAACTATTTGTGTTAAACAAATTTAAGTAAAATTGATTGAAAGAATTAGAGGATGATAAAGATTAAATATACAACTAAAACattctattaaaattattattatattactaCAATGGATTGAGTTAAtcaacaacaaaaaaataatcaaacatATACTTTGTTGATTTAGGAAAATAAATCACATGATCCATGAGATTGGAAAGATCAATTCAAGATATGCTATCAAATTATAGTAAGACTTAAagtcaaaaataaaatattatgagtAAAATTAAGAAGGTGACAAAACTACACGTgccttaataaaattaaaccaaaaaataataataaaatccaATTAAATTTGAACTAAAATTAGCCTGGATTCATTCTTTCAATTAAGACCTTAAATATTGCAAATTAGCTTAGGCTCTAAAATTCATTCTAAATCAATATTTAAAAAACAATGATAGATATCTTAAGAAAATAATGTTCGATTCAAAAAAAATTCTCATATCACTCTTATTCGGTCATTGATTTCCTTTTGGATCCACATTCACCTGATAGAATACTAGCGTCCCGATTACCTCCTTACTAAATTGTCTCATTGTCTCATTGGCATTATGCGATTAAATGGTGCCGTATATCTAAGGTTGTCAATCCGTTACGATCAAGATCCTATTTAGAAATGAATAAATGTTCATAAGATTGAACAATAGATAGAATTGAAGCATAGAAGATACATATGATGAAAGGAATAGAATCATAAAATTCTAGCTCAATTTAGAGATCTAGATCTTTGGTGTTTAATTTGGACAGTATCATCCTAAGGATTATGTCACATTTTCTACTATTATGCTCTCATCAATATTATAGGTAAACCATAGATTAATTCATGTATAATGCTAGTGAGATCAAGATCGAGAGAGATGATAGCAACAGCAACATAGGTTGAACAATGGTGGGAAGTGGGAACAATATCAAAAAATTTTATATATGGTGTCTCACACcgacatatatcaaaataccgatattaatattatattaaaatttttgatacgGTATTATAATGTAATAAAATTTTCAGTATCAATATCTAtaagatttaatatttttaatattttgatatatactaaaatagtaaataaattcttttataaaaTCTCTATTTTTCTAATTAGAGTCAGaaaatattatctttaaataaTTAGATAATCGATCTAGTtcaactaaaaaaatattttaatcttaCGTCTTTTCATTGTTATTGAGTGTTTGTCCTAACCTGAACTTTTAATATTGTATATCATACTAAAAtttgatatatcaaaattttttataTGAATGATATAAAATTTATACCATTTGAAATTTTAGTATCTTGAACTTAGTTTACTCTAAGCCCGGCGGGTCATGCGAGGAGAGGCAATAGGCAATAGCAAAGAGAGGGGCCGCATGGAGCCAACATAGCAAAATAAGGATCCTAGTTTTACATTTACAAATAGTAAAGGTCCAATTTGAATATTTGCTcttgaaaaaaaaacaatcttCAGAATGTCTCTTCGAGTGCAGAAAAACAACCCAACAATTCAAATTTACTCAACCTTTTAGTAATTTTCCTCTATAAAACTCATTTCTTCTCAGtaaatataatgataaaatatggAAGATGTTAATTAACATCTCAAAGAGAGGAAAGGTAACCTAATTGTTAAAATCGAAAGAATGGAGGCATTAATGTGAGGTGAGGCGGTGAGTTGAAAAAAGCAAGAAGTGTAAAAAAAAGTTACGCAAGGGGGAAAAAAGAGAAGCTGATTTTCTCTTTATCTTCTCGCCGTTCGTTTGTCTGAGTCATTGAGTGGTAGAGAAAGGCCACGCCGTTCTCAGAGAAGAACGAGATGGTTGATGCATTGAAAGAGGcggcgccggcgccggcgccggcTGGGAAAGCCTTCTTCGACGACGAACTTGTTCTTCTCGACTTCAACGCCGCCGCTGCCGCGGGGGAGTTGCAGCCGCAGGCGTTACTTTTTCAGGATTTCTTCGACCCGTCTGTCGATGGCCTTCCGGTTCCGCTTCGACCTTCTAAAGATTCGATTTTTATGTTTGAAAGACTATCaaaatgtgattttttttttctttttgattttttgGGGATTTTTTTAGGGGCTTCCGGTGGAGAGCGGAGGCGGCGGAGGAGAcgaggaagaagaggagctcgAGTGGCTGGCGAACAAGGACGCGTTTCCGTCGCTGGAGACTTCGTTTGAGATTCCTGCACACTCACTCAGCGGCAGCAGCGGCGGATGTAGCGGCGGTGGCGCCGCCGAGGCCGCTAGGGAGGGGCCGAGCCCTGTTTCCGTCCTGGCGTCTGCCGCATCCTTCTCCGCGCCGGCGCGGCCGAGGAGCAAAGGACGGACGCAGCGCCGGAGGCTGCTGACGGCTATCCCGCCTCAGCCAGACACGGCTACGGCGACGAAGGCCAGGACCGCGGAGCGGCGGCGCTGTAGGCACTGCCTGGCGGAGCAGACGCCGCAGTGGCGAATAGGGCCGGAGGGGCCGAAGACGCTGTGCAACGCCTGCGGCGTCCGGTACAAGTCCGATCGCCTCGTACCCGAATACCGTCCGGCGAGAAGCCCCACCTTCTCCGCCGCCATCCACTCCAACTCTCACCGCCAGATCCTGGAAATGCGCCGCCAGAAAGAAGCTCCCCACGAGCGGAAAAACACAAGACCGCTACCGCCGCTGCAGCTTGTCACTCCACCGGTCAAGTTAAtctcaaagaaaattaaaaaataatctttgtctacctttttttattaaatttaggatCTCTTTTTTCCCTCTGCCCGAAAACGTAGAGTCTCAAATTTTATGTGC
Coding sequences within it:
- the LOC122014474 gene encoding GATA transcription factor 1-like, encoding MVDALKEAAPAPAPAGKAFFDDELVLLDFNAAAAAGELQPQALLFQDFFDPSVDGLPGLPVESGGGGGDEEEEELEWLANKDAFPSLETSFEIPAHSLSGSSGGCSGGGAAEAAREGPSPVSVLASAASFSAPARPRSKGRTQRRRLLTAIPPQPDTATATKARTAERRRCRHCLAEQTPQWRIGPEGPKTLCNACGVRYKSDRLVPEYRPARSPTFSAAIHSNSHRQILEMRRQKEAPHERKNTRPLPPLQLVTPPVKLISKKIKK